A window of the Gordonia hongkongensis genome harbors these coding sequences:
- a CDS encoding AAA family ATPase — MARADLLLDLVEAERRGDRDRFRVLVEAVIAEERANQHHLVADRLSELITTTGQAVPRDDRAAAIRDLVQEIVPHRRLDELELAPVPHRVVTELIEEQKRAELLRSYGIEPRNRLLLSGPPGNGKTSVAEAIASELMLPFYVIRYEGVVSSFLGETAARLDNAFEFARTRRCVLFFDELDTIAKERSDEHETGEIKRVVSTLLLQIDQLPPHVLLVGATNHSELLDRAAWRRFQIRAELEPPSRAQATRFLERLAARLGGDLGFAPRTLADKLAGASFSELEEFALDVRRRAVLELPDSNLRRIVQERLEHRRDQAAG, encoded by the coding sequence ATGGCGCGTGCGGACCTGCTTCTCGATCTCGTCGAGGCTGAGCGCCGTGGTGATCGCGACCGTTTCCGCGTGCTCGTCGAGGCGGTGATCGCTGAGGAGCGAGCCAACCAGCATCATCTCGTCGCCGACCGCCTTTCCGAGCTGATCACCACCACCGGGCAGGCCGTTCCGCGTGATGACCGCGCCGCAGCGATTCGTGACTTGGTGCAGGAGATCGTTCCTCATCGGCGCCTGGACGAGTTGGAACTTGCTCCGGTCCCGCACAGGGTCGTCACCGAGCTGATCGAGGAGCAGAAGCGCGCCGAGCTGCTGCGCAGCTACGGGATTGAGCCCCGCAATCGACTGCTGCTGTCCGGCCCGCCGGGCAACGGCAAGACCAGTGTCGCCGAGGCCATTGCCTCGGAGCTGATGCTGCCCTTCTACGTCATCCGTTACGAAGGGGTCGTATCAAGTTTCCTGGGCGAGACCGCCGCACGGCTCGACAACGCCTTCGAGTTCGCCCGCACCCGCCGCTGCGTGCTGTTCTTCGACGAACTCGACACCATCGCCAAGGAACGATCCGACGAGCACGAGACTGGGGAGATCAAACGGGTTGTCTCGACCCTGCTGCTCCAGATCGACCAGCTTCCCCCGCATGTGTTGTTGGTGGGAGCGACCAACCACAGCGAACTTCTCGACCGGGCGGCATGGCGACGCTTCCAGATTCGCGCTGAACTTGAACCGCCGAGTCGTGCACAGGCCACCCGCTTCCTGGAACGCCTCGCCGCTCGGTTGGGCGGCGACCTCGGATTCGCCCCCCGGACCTTAGCGGACAAGCTCGCGGGAGCAAGCTTCTCCGAACTGGAGGAGTTCGCGTTGGACGTGCGCCGTAGAGCCGTGCTCGAACTTCCCGACAGCAACCTACGACGGATCGTTCAGGAACGTCTTGAGCACAGGCGAGATCAGGCGGCGGGGTGA
- a CDS encoding S8 family peptidase: protein MTAERRPLLAFGSPTVLDRPKQGTPNMPRVSKPNAGRQGERLTPQFGALTAAFNAERARLSADTPDEVDPALVVVFDLAGSIKDFRNAIDKIEGLEFLSELIGDQSDPDDDFHMTESESGRTDKPVQHSLYLMMSNAKAIDELLRLFNAWQADPSAKFAHGLGKFKTAFQQLTAIRRWGPEDRIRETGLREQWQEKLDVVGQSVSTVMVEVELWYRRDAAKRTTAQAHVEQVISDSGGRVLDRSQIGEINYHALLAELPIQQVHSLLADGAASIRLLTTDEVMFVNPFTPMSVAPPTTEPVSEVRLQPGERTDGLPRVALLDGLPFPNHDALAGRLVVDDPDGLGENYPLGARHHGTAMASLIIHGDLSADGEPLDRPLYVRPIMRPHEFMTGHEQILPDRLLTDLLHRAVKRIVEGEAGRSPVAPSVRIINLSIGAQARALVRRMSPVGRLLDWLAHSYNLLFIVSAGNHLGPLTIPADAISTTDSARSAALRSVYDAALLRGILPPGDALNALTIGATHSDGLGDIDVPDTAWDITHPNGPAHYGATGPGVDRSVKPDLHHIGGRALYARPVTPPGGQETVAVELAPTATIGPGLQVAAPGRAGATNNTVFTIGTSNATALVAREASRLYDILEAGAGDPEDAPLPDPQYHPLLVRALLAHASSWGEWEARLRSELGLTNQQARRHLTALLGYGRLDTDRLGTAATNRAVLVGGGLIARDQRHTYELPLPPSLRARAEWHRFTITLAYMVPTVGQFNRYRSAKVYFATPDTQLAGGERIDAEHNSVRRGSLQHEIVQGTRTMVFGDDGTFPIHVECMDDAQRLRAGKTVRYALVVSVETAEQTSTTIHDEVRTKLRQQVRAHARGRVQS from the coding sequence GTGACCGCGGAGCGCCGGCCGCTCCTGGCGTTCGGGTCGCCAACGGTGCTAGACCGGCCTAAACAAGGGACACCGAATATGCCGCGCGTGTCCAAACCCAACGCCGGTCGGCAGGGGGAGCGGCTGACGCCGCAGTTCGGTGCGCTGACTGCAGCGTTTAACGCTGAGCGGGCACGTCTTTCCGCTGACACACCCGACGAGGTCGACCCAGCGCTGGTGGTCGTCTTCGACCTCGCCGGCAGCATCAAGGACTTCCGCAACGCGATCGACAAGATCGAAGGACTGGAGTTCCTGTCCGAGCTGATCGGAGACCAGTCCGACCCAGACGACGACTTCCACATGACCGAGTCCGAGAGCGGCCGCACGGACAAGCCCGTCCAGCACTCCCTGTACTTGATGATGTCGAACGCCAAAGCGATCGACGAACTCCTGCGCCTGTTCAACGCCTGGCAAGCAGACCCGTCAGCGAAGTTCGCCCACGGCTTGGGCAAGTTCAAGACCGCGTTCCAGCAGCTCACCGCGATCCGACGGTGGGGACCAGAAGATCGCATCCGAGAGACCGGCCTGCGCGAGCAGTGGCAGGAGAAACTCGACGTCGTCGGCCAGTCCGTCAGCACCGTGATGGTCGAAGTCGAGCTGTGGTACCGCCGCGACGCCGCAAAGCGCACCACAGCACAAGCACACGTCGAGCAGGTCATCTCCGACAGTGGCGGCCGTGTGCTCGACCGCTCCCAGATCGGCGAGATCAACTACCACGCCCTGCTCGCGGAGCTGCCGATCCAACAGGTTCACTCGCTGCTGGCCGACGGGGCCGCGTCGATCCGGCTACTGACCACCGACGAAGTCATGTTCGTCAACCCGTTCACTCCCATGAGCGTCGCACCACCGACCACAGAACCGGTCAGCGAGGTCCGCCTACAACCCGGAGAACGCACCGACGGCCTGCCCAGGGTCGCCCTACTGGATGGGTTGCCGTTTCCCAACCACGACGCCCTCGCCGGCCGGCTGGTAGTCGACGACCCCGACGGGCTCGGCGAGAACTACCCGCTGGGCGCGCGCCACCACGGCACCGCGATGGCCTCGCTGATCATCCACGGTGACCTCTCGGCCGACGGCGAACCGCTCGACCGGCCACTGTATGTCCGGCCGATCATGCGACCCCACGAGTTCATGACAGGACACGAGCAGATCCTCCCGGACCGGTTGCTCACCGATCTGCTGCACCGCGCGGTCAAACGAATCGTCGAAGGAGAGGCAGGTCGGAGTCCGGTCGCGCCGAGCGTGCGCATCATCAACCTCTCCATCGGTGCGCAAGCCCGAGCGCTCGTGCGCCGAATGAGCCCCGTCGGACGGCTACTCGACTGGCTGGCCCACTCCTACAACCTGCTGTTCATCGTCAGCGCCGGCAACCACCTCGGCCCGCTCACTATCCCGGCCGATGCCATCAGCACCACCGATTCGGCACGATCCGCCGCGCTCCGCTCCGTCTACGACGCCGCACTACTGCGAGGCATCCTCCCTCCAGGCGACGCCCTCAACGCACTGACCATCGGCGCCACCCACAGCGATGGACTCGGCGACATCGACGTGCCGGACACCGCCTGGGACATCACCCACCCGAACGGCCCAGCCCACTACGGCGCGACCGGCCCCGGCGTCGACCGCTCCGTCAAGCCCGACCTCCATCACATCGGAGGCAGGGCGCTCTACGCCCGCCCTGTCACACCGCCGGGCGGGCAGGAAACCGTCGCGGTGGAACTGGCTCCGACCGCAACCATCGGGCCAGGCCTGCAAGTAGCCGCGCCCGGGCGAGCGGGCGCAACGAACAACACCGTCTTCACCATCGGCACGAGCAACGCAACCGCGTTGGTGGCCCGCGAAGCCAGCCGCCTGTACGACATCCTCGAAGCCGGCGCGGGCGATCCCGAAGACGCGCCGCTACCGGACCCGCAGTACCACCCCCTGCTCGTGAGAGCCCTCCTCGCCCACGCCAGCAGTTGGGGCGAATGGGAGGCGCGGCTACGCAGCGAACTCGGCCTCACCAACCAGCAAGCCCGCCGCCACCTGACCGCGCTCCTGGGCTACGGCCGGCTCGACACCGACCGGCTCGGAACCGCAGCCACGAACAGGGCAGTGCTGGTCGGCGGGGGACTGATCGCACGCGACCAACGCCACACCTACGAGCTGCCGCTGCCGCCTTCGCTCCGTGCACGCGCAGAGTGGCACCGCTTCACCATCACCCTCGCCTACATGGTCCCCACCGTCGGCCAGTTCAACCGCTACCGAAGCGCCAAGGTCTACTTCGCCACGCCGGACACTCAACTTGCCGGCGGCGAGCGGATCGACGCCGAACATAACTCGGTCAGACGCGGAAGCCTCCAACATGAGATCGTGCAGGGCACTCGCACGATGGTGTTCGGCGACGATGGCACCTTCCCAATCCACGTCGAGTGCATGGACGACGCCCAACGGCTCCGCGCCGGCAAGACCGTGCGATACGCGCTCGTGGTGTCCGTAGAGACAGCGGAACAGACATCGACCACCATCCATGACGAGGTACGTACGAAGCTGAGGCAGCAGGTACGCGCTCACGCCCGCGGCCGGGTGCAGAGCTGA